Proteins encoded in a region of the Streptomyces sp. NBC_00258 genome:
- a CDS encoding cupin domain-containing protein, protein MSYLYPEQKYWGEDGEVSAVFRPATTPPNLGESGPGKDATHYLATTATTRGEFGLYRVEMRPRAGGPKTHFHKRISESFYILDGTVRVFDGVQWVDARKGDFLHVPQGGLHAFRNDSDAPADMLLLFTPGAPREEYFEQVSQLAHASEEERAAFFDRHDSYFVE, encoded by the coding sequence ATGTCGTATCTGTATCCGGAACAGAAGTACTGGGGCGAGGACGGGGAGGTCAGCGCCGTCTTCCGGCCTGCCACCACACCGCCGAACCTCGGCGAGAGCGGTCCGGGCAAGGACGCCACCCACTACCTGGCGACGACCGCCACCACCCGGGGCGAGTTCGGGCTGTACCGGGTGGAGATGCGGCCCCGGGCGGGCGGCCCCAAGACGCACTTCCACAAGCGGATCTCCGAATCGTTCTACATCCTGGACGGCACCGTGCGCGTCTTCGACGGTGTGCAGTGGGTCGACGCCCGCAAGGGGGACTTCCTGCACGTGCCGCAGGGCGGGCTGCACGCCTTCCGGAACGACTCCGACGCCCCGGCCGACATGCTGCTGCTGTTCACGCCGGGCGCTCCGCGCGAGGAGTACTTCGAGCAGGTGTCGCAGCTGGCGCACGCTTCGGAGGAGGAGCGGGCCGCGTTCTTCGACCGGCACGACTCGTACTTCGTGGAGTAG
- a CDS encoding cupin domain-containing protein, with product MSENSQHTQHGHHGHGHGTGGEDGPSWTRAAKMLQDASPVTVPEGASAMTIHVEWEPGDPGTPPHRHSGPAFGYVIKGAVRFELEGEPERVIEAGGTFWEPGGDAIHYQDGNALDDERTEFVVTMMCAPGKPMLELVDEAELKERVHLRAQRPTA from the coding sequence GTGTCGGAGAACTCACAGCACACCCAGCACGGCCACCACGGACACGGGCACGGCACGGGCGGCGAGGACGGCCCCAGCTGGACCCGGGCGGCGAAGATGCTCCAGGACGCCTCACCGGTGACCGTTCCCGAGGGCGCCTCGGCCATGACTATCCACGTCGAGTGGGAGCCCGGCGACCCCGGTACCCCGCCGCACCGCCACTCCGGCCCGGCGTTCGGCTACGTCATCAAGGGTGCCGTCCGCTTCGAACTGGAAGGGGAGCCGGAGCGTGTCATCGAGGCCGGCGGCACCTTCTGGGAGCCCGGCGGCGACGCCATCCATTACCAGGACGGCAACGCTCTGGACGACGAGCGGACCGAGTTCGTCGTCACGATGATGTGCGCGCCCGGCAAGCCCATGCTGGAGTTGGTCGACGAGGCGGAACTGAAGGAGCGCGTCCACCTGCGCGCACAGCGGCCGACCGCCTGA
- a CDS encoding SDR family oxidoreductase, with the protein MRVAVVGATGLIGSRTVARLRDHGVEVVPVSRADAVDVSTGQGLEQALRGAEVVVDVTDAPSREQTVSTRFFTASTGHLLKATAAAGAEHYVALSVVGADRVGSGYFRAKAAQEDLARHATVPCTLVRATAFHESVEAIATDGIRPDGVHVPPLLVRPVSTDDVAVAVAHAAVGLPRFGVLEVAGPQELRLEEATGELLAVLGRTGPVVADARAPFFGAVVGERTLLPGPDAHLGHHTFTEWLKSR; encoded by the coding sequence ATGAGAGTCGCCGTTGTAGGTGCCACCGGTCTGATCGGTTCCCGGACGGTCGCCAGGCTCCGCGACCACGGCGTGGAGGTCGTGCCGGTCTCGCGCGCGGACGCGGTCGACGTGAGCACCGGGCAGGGCCTGGAGCAGGCCCTGCGCGGCGCCGAGGTGGTCGTGGACGTCACCGACGCCCCCTCACGGGAACAGACGGTCAGTACGCGGTTCTTCACCGCCTCGACGGGCCATCTCCTCAAGGCCACTGCCGCGGCGGGCGCCGAGCACTATGTGGCGCTGTCGGTGGTGGGCGCCGACCGCGTCGGCTCCGGCTACTTCCGCGCCAAGGCGGCGCAGGAGGACCTGGCGCGGCACGCCACCGTGCCCTGCACCCTGGTGCGCGCCACTGCGTTCCACGAGTCCGTCGAGGCGATCGCGACGGACGGCATCCGGCCCGACGGTGTGCACGTGCCGCCTCTGCTGGTGCGCCCGGTCTCGACGGACGACGTCGCCGTGGCGGTCGCCCATGCCGCTGTGGGACTGCCCCGCTTCGGGGTGCTCGAGGTCGCGGGACCGCAGGAGCTCCGGCTCGAGGAGGCCACCGGCGAGCTGCTGGCCGTCCTGGGCCGGACCGGGCCGGTGGTCGCCGACGCGCGGGCGCCCTTCTTCGGCGCGGTGGTCGGGGAGCGGACCCTGCTGCCTGGACCGGACGCCCATCTGGGCCACCACACCTTCACCGAGTGGCTCAAGAGCCGCTGA
- the aceE gene encoding pyruvate dehydrogenase (acetyl-transferring), homodimeric type, which translates to MNDPSRPTETPAISELDQLPDRDREETAEWRASLDAVVRNAGPERAAYLMRRVHEFAEASGTRLPPLLSSDYINTVPAAAQPEFGGDLEMESRITALNRWNAAAMVTRGSRLGLGGHISTYASAAWLYEIGFNHFFRGKDGDGSGDQLFLQGHASPGIYARVFLEGRLSAEQLDGFRREASGHGLPSYPHPRRLPWLWEFPTVSMGLGPLGAVYQARFNRYLHARGIKDTSASRVWAFLGDGETDEPESMAALTLASREGLDNLTFVVNCNLQRLDGPVRSNSKIVQELEARFRGAGWNVVKTLWGEAWDPLLGQDTTGDLVRRLGEVPDAQLQTLAARDAAYIRKNFFTGDALSALSASLSDAQVVELFENSRGGHEPLKVYAAYRAAVEHRGAPTVVLAQTVKGHTLGSAFESRNANHQMKKLTMAQFRELRDVLELPIPDSALAGDQVPFWHPGEHSPEVRYLRERRAALGGPLPLRRVTAAPLPEPPAKPFEALEKGSGHQEIATTMALVRLVKDLMRDERSGARWVPIVPDEARTFGMESMFPTAGIYSPQGQNYDPVDAGQLLHYKESTTGQLLIEGITEAGSVAEFTAAATSYATHGEPMIPFYIFYAMFGFQRTGDQFWALGDQMGRGFVVGGTAGRTTMTGEGLQHGDGHSHLLAATNPAAVSYDPAFAYEIAVIVRDGLRRMYGERPEDVFYYLTVYNEPKHQPAMPAVPGIEEGIVRGVYRFRPAEPGAAGPRLQLLSSGTAVHWVLRAQELLASDWGVHADVWSVTSWTELRRDAMRADDARMRGEERTPFVTRALAGAPGPVLAVSDWMRQVPDQISQWIEQDYYSLGTDGFGLSDTREDVRRYFRVDAESIVVTALDRLARAGQVPPATVGQARERYGLDR; encoded by the coding sequence ATGAACGATCCGTCCCGGCCCACTGAGACGCCCGCGATCAGTGAGCTCGACCAGCTACCCGACCGTGACCGGGAGGAGACCGCCGAGTGGCGGGCCTCTCTCGACGCCGTCGTGCGCAACGCCGGGCCGGAACGGGCGGCGTACCTGATGCGGCGCGTGCACGAATTCGCCGAGGCGTCCGGGACCCGGCTGCCCCCGCTGCTGTCCTCGGACTACATCAACACCGTCCCGGCCGCCGCGCAGCCCGAGTTCGGCGGTGACCTGGAGATGGAGTCCAGGATCACCGCGCTCAACCGGTGGAACGCCGCCGCGATGGTCACCCGAGGTTCACGCCTGGGGCTCGGCGGCCACATCTCCACCTACGCGTCGGCGGCCTGGCTCTACGAGATCGGGTTCAACCACTTCTTCCGGGGCAAGGACGGCGACGGATCCGGCGACCAGCTCTTCCTGCAGGGGCACGCCTCCCCCGGCATCTACGCACGGGTGTTCCTCGAAGGGCGCCTGAGCGCCGAGCAGTTGGACGGCTTCCGGCGGGAGGCGAGCGGTCACGGCCTGCCGTCCTACCCGCACCCCCGGCGGCTGCCGTGGCTGTGGGAGTTCCCGACGGTCTCCATGGGCCTCGGCCCGCTCGGCGCCGTCTACCAGGCCCGCTTCAACCGCTATCTGCACGCGCGCGGCATCAAGGACACTTCCGCCTCACGGGTGTGGGCGTTCCTGGGCGACGGGGAGACGGACGAGCCGGAGTCGATGGCCGCCCTGACGCTCGCCTCCCGTGAGGGCCTGGACAACCTCACGTTCGTCGTCAACTGCAACCTGCAGCGCCTGGACGGGCCGGTCCGCTCCAACTCGAAGATCGTCCAGGAGCTGGAGGCACGGTTCCGGGGCGCGGGCTGGAACGTGGTCAAGACGTTGTGGGGCGAGGCGTGGGACCCGCTGCTGGGGCAGGACACCACGGGTGACCTCGTGCGGCGGCTGGGTGAGGTGCCCGACGCGCAGCTGCAGACGCTGGCCGCGCGGGACGCCGCGTACATACGCAAGAACTTCTTCACCGGGGACGCCCTGTCCGCCCTCTCCGCATCCCTGAGCGACGCGCAGGTGGTGGAATTGTTCGAGAACTCCCGCGGCGGACACGAGCCGTTGAAGGTATACGCCGCCTACCGGGCCGCGGTGGAGCACCGGGGCGCGCCGACCGTGGTTCTCGCCCAGACGGTCAAGGGCCACACGCTGGGCTCGGCGTTCGAGTCGCGCAACGCCAACCACCAGATGAAGAAGCTCACGATGGCGCAGTTCCGTGAGCTGCGCGACGTACTGGAGCTGCCCATCCCCGACAGCGCGCTCGCCGGGGACCAGGTCCCGTTCTGGCATCCCGGCGAACACTCGCCCGAGGTGCGGTACCTGCGCGAGCGACGGGCCGCGTTGGGCGGCCCCCTCCCGCTGCGCCGGGTGACGGCCGCGCCGCTGCCGGAGCCGCCCGCCAAGCCCTTCGAGGCCCTGGAGAAGGGGTCCGGCCACCAGGAGATCGCCACCACGATGGCACTGGTCCGGCTGGTCAAGGACCTGATGCGGGACGAGCGGAGCGGCGCGCGCTGGGTACCGATCGTTCCCGACGAGGCCCGCACCTTCGGTATGGAGTCGATGTTCCCCACGGCCGGCATCTACTCGCCGCAGGGCCAGAACTACGACCCCGTCGACGCAGGCCAGCTCCTCCACTACAAGGAGAGCACCACCGGGCAGCTCCTCATCGAGGGCATCACCGAGGCCGGTTCCGTGGCCGAGTTCACCGCCGCGGCGACCTCGTACGCCACCCACGGCGAGCCGATGATCCCGTTCTACATCTTCTACGCGATGTTCGGATTCCAGCGCACCGGCGATCAGTTCTGGGCGCTCGGCGACCAGATGGGCCGTGGCTTCGTGGTCGGTGGCACCGCAGGGCGCACGACCATGACCGGCGAGGGTCTGCAGCACGGTGACGGCCATTCGCATCTGCTGGCCGCCACCAACCCGGCGGCGGTCAGTTACGACCCGGCCTTCGCCTACGAGATCGCGGTGATCGTCCGGGACGGCCTGCGCCGGATGTACGGCGAGCGGCCCGAGGACGTCTTCTACTACCTGACCGTGTACAACGAGCCGAAGCATCAGCCGGCCATGCCGGCGGTGCCGGGCATCGAGGAGGGCATCGTGCGGGGCGTCTACCGGTTCCGGCCCGCCGAACCCGGTGCCGCCGGGCCGCGGTTGCAACTGCTGTCCTCCGGTACGGCCGTCCACTGGGTCCTGCGGGCGCAGGAACTCCTCGCCTCCGACTGGGGCGTGCACGCCGACGTGTGGTCGGTGACGTCCTGGACGGAGCTGCGCCGGGACGCGATGCGCGCCGACGACGCCAGGATGCGCGGCGAGGAGCGCACGCCGTTCGTCACCCGGGCGCTCGCGGGCGCGCCCGGTCCTGTACTGGCGGTCAGCGACTGGATGCGGCAGGTACCGGATCAGATCAGCCAGTGGATCGAGCAGGACTACTACTCCCTGGGCACCGACGGCTTCGGTCTGTCCGACACGCGTGAGGACGTCCGCCGGTACTTCCGAGTGGACGCCGAGTCGATCGTCGTGACCGCGCTGGACCGGCTGGCCCGGGCCGGGCAGGTCCCCCCGGCGACCGTCGGACAGGCCCGCGAGCGCTACGGCCTCGACCGCTGA
- a CDS encoding 2-oxo acid dehydrogenase subunit E2, with protein sequence MTVSVTLPALGESVTEGTVTRWLKQVGERVEADEPLLEVSTDKVDTEIPSPAGGVLLEITVAEDETVEVGAALGVIGTPVEAPTDPARTPVAPSTPRAEPASATPVPTPAPTPSPTPIPSPVPAAAVPAAPPVVAPAAGTEASSLRGRTVPMTRIRTAIGNNLKKALQEQAQLTTTVEADVTRLMRLRGRAKDGFLAREGLKLSPLPFFIKAAAQALRAHPVVNARIDEAAGTITYFDTENIGIAVDTEDGLMTPVVKAAGDLTVAGLARAVHDLAGRARGGHLTPDDVTGATFTISNTGSRGALFDTVIVPPKEAAILGVGATVRRPAVVRDGDDEVIGIRDLVHLSLSYDHRLVDGADAARYLTSVKAILEAAAFEDDLYADTMA encoded by the coding sequence ATGACGGTTTCCGTGACCCTGCCCGCCCTCGGCGAGTCCGTCACCGAAGGCACCGTGACCCGTTGGCTGAAGCAGGTCGGCGAGCGCGTCGAGGCCGACGAACCCTTGCTGGAGGTCTCCACCGACAAGGTCGACACCGAGATCCCCTCCCCGGCGGGCGGTGTTCTTCTGGAGATCACCGTGGCGGAGGACGAGACCGTCGAGGTCGGCGCCGCCCTCGGCGTCATCGGCACGCCGGTCGAGGCCCCGACTGACCCGGCCCGCACGCCGGTCGCACCGTCGACCCCCCGGGCCGAGCCCGCCTCTGCGACCCCGGTTCCGACTCCGGCCCCGACACCGTCGCCGACTCCTATCCCCTCGCCCGTGCCGGCGGCCGCAGTTCCTGCCGCACCGCCGGTTGTCGCCCCGGCCGCCGGCACCGAAGCCTCCTCACTGCGCGGCCGTACGGTGCCGATGACCCGCATACGCACAGCCATCGGGAACAACCTGAAGAAGGCGCTGCAGGAGCAGGCGCAGCTGACCACCACGGTGGAGGCCGACGTCACGCGGCTCATGCGGCTGCGCGGCCGGGCGAAGGACGGCTTCCTCGCCCGCGAGGGGCTCAAGCTGTCGCCGCTGCCCTTCTTCATCAAGGCCGCCGCCCAGGCGTTGAGGGCGCACCCGGTCGTCAACGCCAGGATCGACGAGGCCGCGGGGACCATCACCTACTTCGACACCGAGAACATCGGCATCGCGGTCGACACGGAGGACGGCCTGATGACCCCGGTCGTCAAGGCGGCCGGGGACCTGACGGTCGCCGGGCTCGCCCGGGCCGTCCACGACCTGGCCGGCCGGGCCCGCGGCGGGCACCTCACTCCCGACGACGTGACGGGAGCGACGTTCACCATCTCCAACACCGGTTCGCGCGGCGCGCTGTTCGACACCGTCATCGTGCCGCCGAAGGAGGCCGCGATCCTGGGCGTGGGCGCGACGGTCAGGCGGCCGGCGGTCGTCCGCGACGGCGACGACGAGGTCATCGGCATCCGGGACTTGGTGCACCTGTCGTTGTCGTACGACCACCGGCTGGTGGACGGGGCGGACGCGGCCCGCTACCTGACCTCGGTCAAGGCGATCCTGGAGGCCGCGGCGTTCGAGGACGACCTGTACGCCGACACCATGGCGTAG
- a CDS encoding GNAT family N-acetyltransferase — MRREPRITPIGPADLARTVALHRRCSPQTLWSRYHRAMPDPRTYLPTLLTRPGSVHLAVLDVTGRFVAVGHLMPDHSAVEAALLVEDSWQGRGLGTRLLRRLARHALSGGWESLYGLFLAGDGRIDAILRHADVPVHRTQEGDTVTAWVRARDLAVLRTERASRPRFCGRCPQGGKGG; from the coding sequence ATGCGCCGCGAACCGCGGATCACACCGATAGGCCCCGCCGACCTTGCCCGAACCGTGGCGCTGCACCGCCGCTGCTCACCGCAGACCCTGTGGAGCCGCTACCACCGGGCGATGCCCGACCCCCGCACCTACCTGCCCACTCTGCTGACCCGTCCCGGTTCGGTCCACCTGGCCGTGCTGGACGTCACCGGACGCTTCGTCGCCGTCGGACATCTGATGCCGGATCACTCGGCCGTGGAGGCCGCGCTGTTGGTCGAGGACTCCTGGCAGGGCCGCGGACTCGGAACCCGTCTCCTGCGACGTCTGGCGCGGCACGCGCTCAGCGGCGGCTGGGAGAGCCTCTACGGTCTCTTCCTGGCAGGGGACGGACGGATCGATGCCATCCTGCGCCACGCGGACGTTCCCGTGCACCGCACGCAGGAAGGCGACACCGTCACCGCCTGGGTGCGGGCACGGGACCTCGCCGTCCTCCGCACGGAGCGCGCGAGCCGGCCACGGTTTTGTGGCCGGTGTCCGCAGGGCGGCAAAGGCGGATGA
- a CDS encoding alpha/beta fold hydrolase: MDRTARTSRARTALTALATASIFAGLLVTTTGPAAADKGAATEAPKPTVVLVHGAFADSTSWNDVIRKLRHDRYPVVAVANPLRSLSGDSTYLKDVLAGIDGPIVLAGHSYGGSVISNAATGNENVKALVYLAAFLPDKGESAADLSGKFPGSTLGDALRPVPTTNADGSQANDLYIHNDKFRHQFAADVPRDKTDLMAVTQRPITDAALAESAAEPAWKTIPSWVLVATQDLNIPPAAQEFMAQRAHAHTSKVRASHAVSVSKPGKVTEVIEDAAHSVR; this comes from the coding sequence ATGGACCGAACCGCCCGCACCAGCCGGGCCCGCACCGCTCTCACAGCCCTCGCCACCGCGAGCATCTTCGCCGGGCTGCTCGTCACCACGACCGGCCCGGCCGCCGCCGACAAGGGCGCCGCCACCGAGGCACCCAAGCCCACCGTCGTCCTGGTCCACGGCGCGTTCGCCGACTCCACGAGTTGGAACGACGTCATCCGCAAGCTGCGGCACGACCGGTACCCGGTGGTCGCCGTCGCCAATCCGCTGCGCTCCCTGAGCGGCGATTCCACCTACCTCAAGGATGTCCTGGCCGGCATCGACGGGCCCATCGTCCTGGCCGGGCACTCCTACGGTGGCTCGGTGATCAGCAACGCGGCCACCGGCAACGAGAACGTCAAGGCGCTGGTCTATCTCGCGGCCTTCCTCCCGGACAAAGGCGAGAGCGCGGCCGACCTGTCGGGGAAGTTCCCCGGCAGCACGCTCGGCGACGCGCTGCGGCCGGTACCGACCACGAACGCCGACGGCTCCCAGGCCAACGACCTCTACATCCACAACGACAAGTTCCGCCACCAGTTCGCGGCGGACGTGCCTCGTGACAAGACCGACCTGATGGCCGTCACGCAGCGGCCGATCACCGACGCCGCCCTGGCCGAGAGCGCGGCCGAGCCGGCCTGGAAGACCATCCCCTCATGGGTCCTGGTCGCCACACAGGACCTCAACATCCCGCCCGCAGCCCAGGAGTTCATGGCCCAGCGGGCCCACGCCCACACCTCGAAGGTACGGGCCTCCCACGCGGTGAGCGTCTCGAAGCCCGGAAAGGTCACCGAGGTCATCGAGGACGCCGCTCACTCGGTGCGCTGA
- the qcrB gene encoding cytochrome bc1 complex cytochrome b subunit, with product MGNDSRLAEPERGRGGERLATWVDSRTGLRGLTRSARRLVFPDHWSFLLGEIALYSLVILLITGVYLSLYFHPSADLAVYDGRYAPLRGQLVSQAFDSTLHISFDVRGGLLVRQAHHWAALVFVAAVVVHLLRVFFTGAFRKPRELNWVLGFLLLVLAMFAGLTGYDLPDDLLSGTGLQVVNGTLLSIPVVGTYLSFFLFGGEFPGEDLIARFNTLHTLVIPALMIALLVGHAALAVRHRHTQYAGPGRTENNVGGLPFKVHAVKSAGYFCFVSGVIFFMAAVAQINPVWEYGPFRPDQVSAGSQPDWYMGVADGLLRVMPGWEIDLWGHTLALDNLLPLLGGMLLFLAMGAYPFLEAWVTDDDRDHHLLDRPRNRPVRTALGVAWLSVYAVALIGAANDVLATRLHLSVNSVTWTVRVGLFVVPVLAFVITKRLALALQRRDRDEVLHGRETGVIKRLPHGEYVEVHEPLDQARLHTLTAHEQYRPLEGGPDRDPDGSAPARTRRLRVALSRAFYGPGAQIPKPSPTEHKELTGRHRP from the coding sequence ATGGGCAACGACAGCCGGCTGGCCGAGCCGGAGCGGGGGCGCGGCGGAGAGAGACTCGCCACGTGGGTGGACAGCCGGACGGGCCTGCGGGGGCTGACTCGCTCCGCGCGCCGCCTGGTCTTCCCGGACCACTGGTCGTTCCTGCTCGGCGAGATCGCGCTCTACAGTCTCGTCATCCTGCTGATCACGGGTGTCTACCTCAGCCTCTACTTCCACCCTTCCGCCGACCTCGCGGTCTACGACGGCCGGTACGCGCCGTTGCGGGGGCAGTTGGTGTCCCAGGCCTTCGACTCGACCCTGCACATCTCCTTCGACGTCCGCGGCGGTCTGCTCGTCCGCCAGGCTCACCACTGGGCGGCACTGGTCTTCGTCGCCGCGGTGGTCGTGCACCTGCTGCGGGTCTTCTTCACCGGCGCGTTCCGCAAGCCGCGTGAGCTGAACTGGGTGCTGGGGTTCTTGTTGCTCGTCCTGGCCATGTTCGCGGGCCTGACCGGCTATGACCTGCCCGACGACCTGCTGTCCGGAACCGGCCTGCAGGTGGTCAACGGCACTCTGCTGTCGATCCCGGTCGTCGGGACCTACCTGTCGTTCTTCCTCTTCGGCGGCGAGTTCCCCGGCGAGGACCTGATCGCCCGCTTCAACACCCTGCACACGCTGGTCATCCCTGCGCTGATGATCGCCCTGCTGGTCGGCCATGCGGCTCTTGCCGTACGCCACCGGCACACGCAGTACGCCGGGCCGGGCCGGACCGAGAACAACGTCGGCGGCCTTCCGTTCAAGGTTCATGCCGTCAAGTCTGCTGGCTACTTCTGCTTCGTGTCCGGCGTGATCTTCTTCATGGCCGCCGTGGCCCAGATCAACCCCGTGTGGGAATACGGCCCCTTCCGCCCCGACCAGGTCTCCGCCGGATCCCAGCCGGACTGGTACATGGGCGTCGCGGACGGCCTGCTGCGCGTCATGCCCGGCTGGGAGATCGACCTGTGGGGCCACACCCTGGCCCTGGACAACCTCCTGCCCCTGCTGGGCGGGATGCTGCTCTTCCTGGCGATGGGCGCCTACCCCTTCCTGGAAGCCTGGGTTACGGACGACGACCGTGACCACCATCTGCTGGACCGCCCCCGCAACCGCCCCGTGCGGACCGCCCTGGGGGTGGCCTGGCTCAGCGTCTACGCGGTGGCGCTCATCGGCGCCGCCAACGACGTGCTAGCCACCAGGCTGCACCTCTCCGTCAACTCAGTGACGTGGACCGTGCGCGTCGGCCTGTTCGTCGTCCCGGTCCTGGCCTTTGTGATCACCAAGCGCCTCGCCCTGGCCCTGCAGCGCCGCGACCGCGACGAAGTGCTGCACGGACGCGAGACCGGCGTCATCAAACGACTGCCGCACGGCGAGTACGTCGAGGTCCACGAGCCCCTCGACCAGGCGCGGTTGCACACCCTCACCGCCCACGAGCAGTACCGACCCCTGGAGGGCGGGCCCGACCGGGACCCCGACGGCTCCGCGCCCGCCCGCACCCGGCGCCTGCGCGTCGCGCTCAGCCGTGCCTTCTACGGCCCGGGCGCCCAGATCCCCAAACCCTCGCCGACCGAGCACAAGGAGCTCACCGGGCGGCATCGGCCCTGA
- a CDS encoding 2-hydroxyacid dehydrogenase, translating to MTARSPQVWLPAQFGRLADLPPGLDYARWDGRSAFPTDPAEVEFYVPPLTKDIDIIAGPLARMTRLRAVQALSSGTDELRAALDRLPREVTLCSARGVPAAGTAELALTLILACLRGIPESLRAQNREDWNPRTFSSLYERSVLIVGHGAVGSALEELLTPFGCVVTRVGRQDRDARQGPVHSVSRLPGLVADADVIVLSTPLTAATRQLFDAGLLARVKDGALLVNVSRGAVVDTDALLKEVHGGRLRAALDVIDPEPLPPGHPLWTAPGVLITPHVGAFTPDLWPRLEALIRRQLARFAAGEELENVVTR from the coding sequence ATGACCGCGCGTTCCCCACAGGTATGGCTGCCCGCACAGTTCGGCCGTCTCGCCGATCTGCCCCCGGGGCTCGACTACGCCCGCTGGGACGGCCGTTCGGCCTTCCCGACGGACCCGGCGGAGGTGGAGTTCTATGTGCCGCCTCTGACCAAGGACATCGACATCATCGCCGGGCCGCTCGCCCGGATGACACGTCTGCGGGCGGTTCAGGCCCTCAGCTCCGGTACCGACGAACTGCGGGCGGCACTCGATCGCCTTCCCCGTGAGGTGACCTTGTGCAGCGCGCGGGGAGTCCCGGCCGCCGGCACGGCGGAGCTGGCTCTGACGCTGATCCTCGCCTGTCTGCGGGGCATACCGGAGTCGCTCCGTGCCCAGAACCGGGAGGACTGGAACCCGCGGACCTTCTCGTCCCTGTACGAGCGGTCCGTGCTCATCGTCGGCCACGGCGCCGTCGGCTCCGCGCTGGAGGAGCTCCTGACACCCTTCGGCTGCGTCGTCACCCGCGTCGGGCGCCAGGACAGGGACGCGCGTCAGGGGCCGGTGCACTCCGTCTCGCGACTGCCCGGGCTCGTCGCGGACGCGGACGTGATCGTGCTGTCCACTCCGCTGACCGCGGCGACCCGTCAGCTCTTCGACGCCGGACTGCTGGCCCGTGTGAAGGACGGCGCCCTGCTCGTCAATGTGTCCCGGGGAGCGGTCGTCGACACCGACGCCCTGCTGAAGGAGGTGCACGGTGGTCGGCTGCGGGCCGCCCTCGACGTGATCGACCCCGAGCCGCTCCCGCCGGGGCATCCGCTCTGGACAGCGCCCGGCGTCCTGATCACCCCGCACGTCGGCGCCTTCACCCCCGACCTGTGGCCCCGTCTCGAGGCGCTCATCCGACGGCAGCTGGCCCGGTTCGCCGCTGGTGAGGAGCTGGAGAACGTCGTCACACGCTGA
- a CDS encoding class I SAM-dependent methyltransferase: MHTVIPRTPNSRREFDSYAVTAEFYDILQADEDEARVRRLYGREVAKARSGVLDIGAGTGRVTMLALADSRADVHAVEPARAMRTSLLTRLASLPAEQRDRVTVHPHPLDEAALHAVADVAVCHNMVGCLPPALRERLWSAIGGALTPDGSLFLQLPPARLPVRTVVRVLADKRVGEHIYGGRMTMSAAGYRIRTRVDYWVRNAKDVLREHSETFWMWPATRARLVDELAQHGFVPLPGHNDSELLAVTLRSGR; this comes from the coding sequence ATGCACACTGTCATACCCAGAACGCCGAACAGCCGACGGGAATTCGACTCCTATGCGGTGACCGCTGAGTTCTACGACATCCTGCAGGCCGACGAGGACGAAGCGCGGGTCCGTCGCCTGTACGGCCGTGAGGTCGCCAAGGCCCGCAGCGGCGTGCTGGACATCGGGGCCGGTACCGGGCGGGTGACGATGCTGGCGCTGGCCGACTCCAGGGCAGACGTGCACGCCGTCGAGCCGGCCCGGGCCATGCGCACGTCCCTGCTGACCCGGCTCGCCTCCCTTCCCGCCGAGCAGCGGGACCGGGTGACCGTGCACCCGCACCCCCTGGACGAGGCGGCGCTGCACGCGGTCGCGGACGTGGCCGTCTGTCACAACATGGTGGGCTGCCTCCCACCTGCTCTACGCGAGAGGTTGTGGTCCGCGATCGGCGGGGCTCTCACCCCTGACGGTTCGCTGTTCCTGCAGCTGCCGCCGGCCCGCCTTCCGGTCCGCACCGTCGTGCGCGTGCTGGCGGACAAGCGAGTCGGCGAGCACATCTACGGCGGGCGGATGACGATGTCGGCCGCCGGCTACCGCATTCGCACCCGCGTCGACTACTGGGTCAGAAATGCCAAGGACGTGCTGCGGGAACACTCCGAGACGTTCTGGATGTGGCCCGCGACGCGCGCTCGGCTCGTCGACGAGCTGGCACAGCACGGATTCGTCCCGCTCCCGGGACACAACGACTCGGAGCTGCTGGCCGTGACTCTTCGGAGCGGTCGGTGA